A genome region from Bufo gargarizans isolate SCDJY-AF-19 chromosome 2, ASM1485885v1, whole genome shotgun sequence includes the following:
- the CDC37 gene encoding hsp90 co-chaperone Cdc37, which yields MVDYSVWDHIEVSDDEDDTHPNIDTASLFRWRHQARVERMEQFDKERGELQKSANECKKKLSECQKKLKEMEVKDSAKVEAEKLKKEVEQLKKEEKNWLKKEEELKKKEKTMPWNVDTLSKEGFSKSVFNVKPEVNEETEEQKEQKHKTFVEKNVKQLKHFGMLHRWDDSQKYLSDNSHLVCEETANYLVIWCIDLEVEEKHALMEQVAHQTIVMQFILELAKSLKVDPRACFRQFFTKIKTADQQYMDAFNDELEAFKGRVRERAKVRIEKALKEYEEEERKKRLGPGGLDPVEVYESLPAELQKCFDSKDIQMLQDAISKLDPNDARFYMKQCVDSGLWVPNAKGDAPDKEDADAEPVYEEAKNESTEQKAES from the exons GCCCGTGTTGAGAGGATGGAGCAGTTTGACAAAGAGAGAGGAGAACTTCAGAAATCGGCGAATGAATGTAAAAAGAAACTGTCCGAATGTCAGAAGAAACTGAAAGAAATGGAGGTTAAGGACAGTGCGAAGGTCGAGGCCGAGAAGCTGAAGAAAGAAGTGGAGCAGctgaagaaggaggagaagaactgGTTGAAGAAGGAAGAAGAGCTGAAGAAGAAAGAGAAGACGATGCCTTGGAATGTGGACACGCTCAGCAAGGAAGGCTTCAGCAAG AGCGTTTTTAACGTAAAACCAGAAGTTAATGAGGAGACGGAAGAGCAGAAGGAACAAAAGCACAAAACCTTTGTAGAAAAGAATGTCAAGCAACTGAAACATTTTG GAATGCTGCACCGCTGGGACGACAGCCAGAAGTACCTGTCTGATAACTCCCACCTGGTGTGCGAGGAGACCGCCAACTACCTGGTCATCTGGTGTATTGACCTGGAAGTGGAAGAG AAACACGCCCTTATGGAACAAGTCGCCCATCAGACCATCGTCATGCAGTTTATTCTGGAGCTGGCCAAAAGCCTAAAGGTTGATCCCCGAGCATGCTTCCGCCAGTTCTTCACCAAGATAAAG ACCGCCGACCAGCAGTATATGGACGCCTTCAATGACGAGCTGGAAGCTTTCAAGGGCCGAGTACGGGAACGCGCAAAAGTCCGGATAGAAAAGGCCTTGAAAGAATACGAAGAGGAAGAGCGAAAGAAGAGACTGGGCCCCGGGGGGCTGGATCCTGTGGAGGTTTACGAGAGTCTTCCAGCT GAATTACAGAAATGCTTTGATTCAAAAGACATTCAGATGCTGCAGGACGCGATCAGCAAACTGGACCCTAAC GACGCCAGGTTTTACATGAAACAATGCGTCGACTCCGGACTCTGGGTTCCAAACGCCAAAGGAGACGCCCCCGACAAAGAGGACGCGGACGCAGAACCAGTCTACGAAGAGGCCAAAAATGAGTCCACCGAGCAGAAAGCGGAATCTTAA